A single window of Candidatus Binatia bacterium DNA harbors:
- a CDS encoding inorganic phosphate transporter, which translates to MVALVFDFINGFHDAANSIATVVSTQVLTPRVAVLWAAFFNFIAAFGFETHVAKTIGKDVIDIAALSTTAALSIVTAGLIGAIVWNLITWYFGLPSSSSHALVGGLVGAAVAEASSFELVHWHGIEVIAIFIVVAPTMGLLLGASLMVAIAWVFRRQPPLRIDRWFRIGQLFSAGFYSLGHGLNDAQKTMGVIFMVLAATNYLDAEAVRVGHVPFWVVLICHAAMGLGTAMGGWRIVKTMGMRITKLKPVGGFAAETAGGLTLALNSWMGIPVSTTHVITGAIAGVGFTRGTRAVRWGIAGTIVWAWVLTIPMSALVAAITWYVIGIFL; encoded by the coding sequence GTGGTCGCGCTCGTCTTCGACTTCATCAATGGCTTCCACGACGCCGCGAACTCGATCGCGACCGTCGTGTCGACGCAGGTGCTCACCCCGCGCGTCGCCGTGCTGTGGGCGGCGTTCTTCAACTTCATCGCCGCGTTCGGCTTCGAGACGCACGTCGCGAAGACGATCGGCAAGGACGTGATCGACATCGCCGCGCTGTCGACAACCGCAGCGCTGAGCATCGTCACCGCGGGCCTGATCGGCGCGATCGTGTGGAACCTGATCACCTGGTACTTCGGCCTGCCGAGCTCGTCGTCGCACGCGCTGGTCGGCGGGCTGGTCGGCGCGGCGGTCGCCGAGGCGTCGAGCTTCGAGCTCGTGCACTGGCACGGCATCGAGGTGATCGCGATCTTCATCGTCGTCGCGCCGACGATGGGGCTGCTGCTCGGCGCGTCGCTGATGGTCGCGATCGCCTGGGTCTTCCGCCGTCAGCCGCCGCTGCGCATCGACCGCTGGTTCCGCATCGGACAGCTCTTCTCGGCGGGCTTCTACAGCCTCGGCCACGGGCTCAACGACGCGCAGAAGACGATGGGCGTCATCTTCATGGTGCTCGCCGCGACCAACTATCTCGACGCCGAGGCGGTGCGCGTCGGCCACGTGCCGTTCTGGGTGGTGCTGATCTGCCACGCCGCGATGGGTCTCGGCACCGCGATGGGCGGCTGGCGCATCGTCAAGACCATGGGCATGCGCATCACCAAGCTGAAGCCGGTCGGCGGCTTCGCCGCCGAGACCGCCGGCGGCCTCACGCTCGCGCTGAACTCCTGGATGGGCATCCCGGTGTCGACGACGCACGTCATCACCGGCGCGATCGCGGGCGTCGGCTTCACCCGCGGCACGCGCGCCGTCCGCTGGGGCATCGCCGGGACCATCGTGTGGGCCTGGGTGCTGACCATCCCGATGTCGGCTCTGGTCGCGGCGATCACGTGGTACGTGATCGGCATCTTCCTGTAG
- the dacB gene encoding D-alanyl-D-alanine carboxypeptidase/D-alanyl-D-alanine-endopeptidase → MRAALGMGLLAALLVVGAARVAAEVDADRLAARYGFAPHHLGYVLFDPTDGRVLDEHNADEPFIPASTTKVATALAALEVLGADFRFSTTLLATGSIEDGVLEGDLWLRGGGDPTLTSDDLRDLVGDLRAAGVRRVAGSFFYDESLFPRTNEIDVLQPEASTYNPAVEALPVNYNRLVLRWRRDPRTGRLDATFLSPADGGAVPVHGLSAGLLSADVDPRIELAFAPGPKPRWLLSPRLPAKGSVEVPVKAEPGGLAAEIFATLARRAGVELPPPQRGTVPSGAREIARVESAPLTRVVEGLLRFSNNLTAELTGLATSRRLTGEGLSLRASAERVARWWQDRLPQTSFAGFVAANHSGLSSVTRHTPRQLAAILRHGYTRHAAAPRLPELLKEYSPGELAAGGNGTARVAEQAAVTPRVRAKTGTLLYADGLVGYLTDARGRELGFVILLTDAAARARLDAERDVRVRTSPPEATDWTSRAKALERELVTRWSSGDHRGSRGPHNKSDGSSPP, encoded by the coding sequence GTGCGGGCCGCGCTGGGGATGGGGCTGCTCGCCGCGCTGCTCGTGGTCGGTGCGGCGAGGGTCGCGGCCGAGGTCGACGCCGATCGGCTCGCCGCGCGCTACGGCTTCGCGCCGCACCACCTCGGCTACGTGCTCTTCGACCCGACCGACGGTCGCGTGCTCGACGAGCACAACGCGGACGAGCCCTTCATCCCGGCGTCGACCACCAAGGTCGCGACCGCGCTCGCCGCGCTCGAGGTGCTCGGCGCGGACTTCCGATTCTCGACCACGCTGCTCGCGACCGGCTCCATCGAGGACGGCGTCCTCGAGGGCGATCTGTGGCTGCGCGGCGGCGGCGATCCGACGCTGACCAGCGACGACCTGCGCGATCTCGTCGGCGATCTGCGCGCGGCGGGCGTGCGGCGCGTCGCGGGATCGTTCTTCTACGACGAGTCGCTCTTCCCGCGCACCAACGAGATCGACGTGCTGCAGCCGGAGGCGTCGACCTACAACCCGGCCGTCGAAGCGCTGCCCGTCAATTACAATCGCTTGGTGCTGCGCTGGCGGCGCGATCCGCGCACGGGGCGGCTCGACGCGACCTTCCTCTCGCCGGCGGACGGCGGCGCGGTGCCGGTGCACGGCCTCTCGGCGGGGCTGCTCTCGGCCGACGTCGACCCGCGCATCGAGCTCGCGTTCGCGCCCGGCCCGAAGCCGCGCTGGCTGCTCTCGCCGCGGCTGCCGGCGAAGGGCTCGGTCGAGGTGCCGGTGAAGGCCGAGCCGGGCGGGCTCGCGGCGGAGATCTTCGCGACCCTCGCCAGGCGCGCCGGCGTCGAGCTGCCGCCACCGCAGCGTGGCACGGTGCCGTCGGGGGCGCGCGAGATCGCGCGCGTCGAGAGCGCGCCGCTCACGAGGGTGGTCGAGGGTCTGCTGCGCTTCAGCAACAACCTCACGGCGGAGCTCACCGGGCTCGCCACCTCGCGCCGCCTCACGGGCGAAGGTCTCTCGCTGCGCGCCTCGGCGGAGCGCGTCGCGCGCTGGTGGCAGGACCGCCTGCCGCAGACCTCGTTCGCCGGCTTCGTCGCGGCGAACCACTCCGGCCTGAGCTCGGTGACGCGCCACACGCCGCGCCAGCTCGCCGCGATCCTGCGCCACGGCTACACCAGGCACGCCGCGGCGCCGCGGCTGCCCGAGCTGCTCAAGGAGTACTCGCCGGGCGAGCTCGCCGCGGGCGGCAACGGCACGGCGCGGGTCGCGGAGCAAGCAGCCGTCACGCCGCGCGTGCGCGCCAAGACGGGGACGCTGCTCTACGCCGACGGCCTGGTCGGCTACCTCACCGACGCCCGTGGCCGCGAGCTCGGCTTCGTCATCCTGCTCACCGACGCCGCGGCGCGGGCGCGGCTCGACGCCGAGCGTGACGTCCGCGTGCGCACGTCGCCGCCCGAAGCGACGGACTGGACGTCGCGGGCGAAGGCGCTCGAGCGCGAGCTCGTCACCCGCTGGAGCTCCGGCGACCACCGGGGATCGCGCGGCCCCCACAACAAAAGCGACGGCTCGAGTCCACCTTGA
- a CDS encoding DUF47 family protein, with translation MFERLMPKEIAFFDYFEKMAAKILEGCTALVDLLEDCTNVPEKARRIKVIEHEADLITHQCIEKLHTTFITPFDRDSIHRLITKMDDILDLAEAVSDRLTVYEMTSPTEEAKQLARVLVFSVEEVAKAVTGLSNMKNAQEILARCVEVNRLENEADTLLGVAVGKLFKTERDPLQVMKWKELYEGLEEATDRCEDVANLVEGIVLEHA, from the coding sequence GTGTTCGAAAGACTGATGCCGAAGGAGATCGCCTTCTTCGACTACTTCGAGAAGATGGCGGCGAAGATCCTGGAAGGCTGCACGGCCCTCGTCGATCTCCTCGAGGACTGCACCAACGTCCCGGAGAAGGCCCGCCGCATCAAGGTGATCGAGCACGAGGCCGACCTGATCACCCACCAGTGCATCGAGAAGCTCCACACCACCTTCATCACCCCGTTCGACCGTGACTCGATCCACCGGCTGATCACCAAGATGGACGACATCCTCGACCTCGCCGAAGCGGTCTCCGACCGGCTCACCGTCTACGAGATGACCTCGCCGACCGAGGAGGCGAAGCAGCTCGCCCGCGTGCTCGTGTTCAGCGTCGAGGAGGTCGCCAAGGCGGTGACCGGGCTCAGCAACATGAAGAACGCGCAGGAGATCCTCGCCCGCTGCGTCGAGGTGAACCGGCTCGAGAACGAGGCCGACACGCTGCTGGGCGTCGCGGTCGGCAAGCTGTTCAAGACCGAGCGGGATCCGCTTCAGGTCATGAAGTGGAAGGAGCTCTACGAGGGCCTCGAGGAGGCGACGGACCGCTGCGAGGACGTCGCAAACCTGGTGGAAGGCATCGTGCTCGAGCACGCCTGA
- a CDS encoding glycoside hydrolase family 3 C-terminal domain-containing protein: MSDRPQVESGPFRDPARPVEERVEDLLRRMTLEEKIEQMSGLQMEAIDGLYHTPANERLGIPGFRMVDGPRGVRAGETTAFPVGMARGATFDPDLERRVGEAIGVETLARGGNVILAPVVNLLRHPRWGRAQETYGEDTHHVGVMGAAFVEGAQRHVVASVKHYAVNSIENNRFTVSANLSERTLREVYLPHFHRVVRAGVGSMMAAYNRVNGVWCAEHELLLRRILKEEWGYDGFVESDWIFGMHDTVGSVRAGLDIEMPCAKVYGERLRQAVESGAVSEALIDDAVRRILRIMFRFDIYDGPLPLDPTIVACAEHTALAREVARKSIVLLKNDGALLPIDRTQTRRIALVGALADEKNLGDRGSSYVSPPYAVTPRAAFEERAHGFTLDVVATDTPTAEDLARIAQADVAIVVAGLTYEDEGEGQVAAGDRTRLELSDEHERLILDVARANPRTVVVLEGGSAIVVERWIDQVPAVLMAWYPGMEGGHAIAEVLLGEVAPSGRLPITFPRSEDQLPPWANDRDEVEYGFLHGYRLLDAAGEEPRFPFGFGLSYTTFAYRSLTLESDAIAPDGVLRAHVEVANTGAVAADEVVQLYVGAQGSRVERAPRDLRAFERVHVAPGETATVVLEVPAAELAYWDEGAGAWRIEDVEYVAWVGGSSRDLPLRASFRVKH; encoded by the coding sequence ATGAGCGATCGCCCCCAGGTGGAGAGCGGACCGTTCCGCGACCCCGCGCGCCCGGTCGAGGAGCGCGTCGAGGATCTGCTGCGCCGCATGACGCTCGAGGAGAAGATCGAGCAGATGAGCGGCCTGCAGATGGAGGCAATCGACGGCCTCTACCACACGCCGGCGAACGAGCGGCTCGGCATCCCGGGCTTCCGCATGGTCGACGGGCCGCGCGGCGTGCGCGCGGGCGAGACGACGGCGTTCCCCGTCGGCATGGCGCGCGGCGCGACCTTCGATCCGGACCTCGAGCGGCGCGTCGGCGAGGCGATCGGCGTCGAGACGCTGGCGCGCGGCGGCAACGTCATCCTGGCGCCGGTGGTCAACCTGCTGCGCCACCCGCGCTGGGGCCGCGCGCAGGAGACCTACGGCGAGGACACGCACCACGTCGGCGTCATGGGTGCCGCGTTCGTCGAGGGCGCGCAGCGCCACGTCGTCGCCAGCGTCAAGCACTACGCGGTCAACAGCATCGAGAACAACCGCTTCACGGTGAGCGCGAACCTCTCCGAGCGCACGCTGCGCGAGGTCTACCTGCCGCACTTCCACCGCGTCGTGCGCGCGGGCGTCGGCTCGATGATGGCCGCGTACAACCGCGTGAACGGCGTCTGGTGCGCCGAGCACGAGCTGCTGCTGCGCCGCATCCTGAAAGAGGAGTGGGGCTACGACGGCTTCGTCGAATCCGACTGGATCTTCGGCATGCACGACACCGTGGGGTCGGTGCGCGCCGGGCTCGACATCGAGATGCCGTGCGCCAAGGTGTACGGCGAGCGCCTGCGTCAGGCGGTCGAGTCGGGCGCGGTGAGCGAGGCGCTCATCGACGACGCCGTCCGCCGCATCCTGCGGATCATGTTCCGCTTCGACATCTACGACGGCCCGCTGCCGCTCGACCCGACGATCGTCGCCTGCGCCGAGCACACCGCGCTCGCGCGAGAGGTCGCGCGCAAGTCGATCGTGCTGCTGAAGAACGACGGCGCCCTGCTGCCGATCGACCGCACGCAGACGCGGCGCATCGCGCTCGTCGGTGCGCTCGCCGACGAGAAGAACCTCGGCGATCGCGGCAGCAGCTACGTCTCGCCGCCGTACGCCGTCACGCCGCGCGCGGCCTTCGAGGAGCGCGCGCACGGCTTCACGCTCGACGTCGTCGCGACCGACACGCCAACCGCAGAGGACCTCGCGCGCATCGCGCAGGCCGACGTCGCGATCGTCGTCGCGGGCCTGACCTACGAGGACGAGGGCGAGGGCCAGGTGGCGGCGGGCGACCGCACGCGGCTCGAGCTGTCGGACGAGCACGAGCGGCTGATCCTCGACGTCGCGCGCGCGAACCCGCGCACGGTCGTCGTGCTCGAGGGCGGCAGCGCGATCGTCGTCGAGCGCTGGATCGATCAGGTGCCGGCCGTGCTCATGGCCTGGTATCCCGGCATGGAGGGCGGGCACGCGATCGCCGAGGTCCTGCTCGGCGAGGTCGCGCCGTCGGGCCGTCTGCCGATCACCTTCCCGCGCTCGGAAGACCAGCTCCCGCCCTGGGCGAACGACCGCGACGAGGTCGAGTACGGCTTCCTGCACGGCTACCGGCTGCTCGACGCCGCGGGCGAGGAGCCGCGCTTCCCGTTCGGCTTCGGGCTCTCGTACACGACGTTCGCGTACCGCAGCTTGACGCTCGAGTCCGACGCGATTGCACCCGACGGCGTGCTGCGCGCGCACGTCGAGGTCGCGAACACGGGAGCGGTCGCGGCCGACGAGGTCGTGCAGCTCTACGTCGGCGCGCAGGGCTCGCGCGTCGAGCGCGCGCCGCGCGACCTGCGCGCGTTCGAGCGTGTGCACGTCGCGCCGGGCGAGACGGCGACGGTCGTGCTCGAGGTTCCCGCCGCGGAGCTCGCCTACTGGGACGAGGGCGCGGGCGCGTGGCGGATCGAGGACGTCGAGTACGTCGCGTGGGTCGGCGGGTCGTCACGCGACCTGCCGCTGCGGGCGAGCTTCCGGGTCAAGCACTGA